In a genomic window of Aggregatimonas sangjinii:
- the tyrS gene encoding tyrosine--tRNA ligase, with translation MAINFVEELKWRGMLHDAMPGTEEHLLSGMQSAYMGIDPTADSLHIGHLVGVMLLRHFQLAGHKPYALVGGATGMIGDPSGKSAERNLLDETTLRHNQEALKEQLSRFLDFTGDTANAAVLVNNYDWMKDFSFLDFIRDVGKHITVNYMMAKDSVKKRLSSEAKEGMSFTEFTYQLVQGYDFLHLYKHHNCTLQMGGSDQWGNITTGTELIRRISGGKGYALTCPLITKADGSKFGKTEGGNIWLDAERTSPYKFYQFWLNTSDADAEKYIKIFTFISKKEIEGLVKAHREAPHTRGLQKRLAEEITVMAHSQEDLANAQKATMILFGKSTSEDLKQLNEKTFLDVFDGVPQAEIGKADLKNGLDMIAALAAKTGFLGSNGEARRELKQNSISVNKEKVKEDYTITETDLINDKFVLLQRGKKNYFVLVVK, from the coding sequence ATGGCGATTAATTTTGTGGAAGAGTTGAAGTGGCGCGGAATGTTGCACGATGCCATGCCAGGAACCGAAGAACACCTGTTGAGTGGTATGCAATCGGCCTATATGGGCATTGACCCTACCGCGGATTCGTTGCATATCGGACATTTGGTCGGGGTGATGCTGTTACGGCATTTTCAATTGGCAGGGCACAAACCCTATGCCTTGGTCGGTGGTGCCACCGGAATGATCGGAGACCCCTCGGGCAAATCGGCCGAGCGGAATCTGCTCGATGAGACCACCCTACGTCATAACCAAGAAGCACTGAAAGAACAGCTATCCCGTTTCTTGGATTTTACTGGCGACACTGCCAACGCAGCAGTACTGGTGAACAACTACGATTGGATGAAGGATTTCTCCTTTCTCGACTTTATTCGCGATGTGGGAAAACACATTACGGTCAATTATATGATGGCCAAAGACTCCGTGAAAAAGCGCTTGTCCTCAGAGGCGAAAGAGGGTATGTCGTTTACCGAGTTTACCTACCAATTGGTACAGGGCTATGACTTTCTTCATTTATACAAACACCATAATTGCACCCTTCAAATGGGAGGTAGCGATCAGTGGGGCAATATCACCACAGGTACCGAATTGATCAGAAGAATCAGCGGGGGTAAAGGCTACGCGCTTACCTGTCCGTTGATTACCAAGGCTGATGGTAGCAAATTCGGAAAGACCGAAGGCGGTAACATTTGGTTGGATGCCGAGAGAACATCGCCCTATAAATTCTATCAATTTTGGCTAAATACCTCGGATGCCGATGCGGAGAAATATATCAAGATTTTCACGTTCATATCAAAAAAAGAAATCGAGGGTCTTGTAAAAGCCCATAGGGAAGCACCACATACGAGGGGCTTGCAAAAACGCTTGGCGGAAGAGATTACGGTGATGGCACATTCCCAAGAAGACCTTGCCAATGCCCAAAAAGCCACTATGATACTCTTTGGAAAATCCACCTCCGAAGATCTGAAACAGCTGAATGAAAAAACATTCTTGGATGTTTTCGATGGTGTACCGCAGGCGGAAATTGGCAAGGCCGACTTGAAAAACGGATTGGATATGATTGCAGCCCTTGCTGCGAAAACGGGCTTTTTAGGGTCTAATGGCGAGGCACGTCGGGAGCTGAAACAGAACTCCATTTCAGTAAATAAGGAGAAGGTGAAGGAGGATTATACCATTACCGAAACCGATTTGATCAACGACAAGTTCGTGCTGTTGCAACGCGGGAAGAAAAATTACTTTGTTTTGGTCGTTAAATAG
- a CDS encoding acyl transferase gives MIGNETIFNIASEVTSDAPAYNFESVALSVFQYQYEHNQIYCDFCNHLKKDPASVLNVGDIPFLPIEFFKKYKITTGSAPETMDFSSSGTTGSALSKHYVTDISTYKTSYTKGFAHFYGAISDYCVLALLPSYLERDGSSLIYMVTDLIAQSGHPESGFYLDAVDDLAQTLTRLDAKGTKVLLIGVSFALLDLVETYSFRLRNTIVMETGGMKGRRKEMIREELHDLLKKGFGVTGIHSEYGMTELLSQAYSLGNGIFETPPWMRVLVRDTEDPLTEQPIDKTGGINVIDLANINSCAFIATQDLGKRYEDGRFEILGRFDHSDIRGCNLMVL, from the coding sequence ATGATCGGTAACGAAACCATTTTCAATATTGCATCTGAAGTAACCTCCGACGCACCGGCGTACAACTTTGAATCCGTTGCCCTTTCCGTATTCCAATATCAATATGAGCACAACCAGATCTATTGTGATTTCTGTAATCACTTGAAAAAAGACCCAGCTTCCGTTTTGAATGTTGGCGACATTCCGTTCTTACCGATTGAATTCTTTAAAAAATATAAAATCACCACAGGCTCAGCCCCGGAGACAATGGATTTTAGCAGTAGCGGCACAACTGGCAGCGCTCTAAGCAAGCATTACGTTACGGATATATCTACCTACAAGACAAGCTACACAAAGGGTTTCGCCCATTTTTATGGGGCTATTTCGGACTACTGCGTTCTGGCGCTGTTACCCTCCTATTTGGAACGCGATGGTTCTTCGTTAATCTATATGGTAACGGACCTTATCGCTCAAAGCGGTCATCCTGAAAGTGGTTTTTATTTGGATGCGGTGGATGATCTAGCACAAACCCTTACCCGATTGGATGCCAAAGGAACCAAGGTCCTCCTCATCGGAGTGTCTTTTGCCTTGTTGGATTTGGTGGAAACGTACAGCTTTCGTCTCCGCAATACAATCGTCATGGAAACCGGGGGCATGAAGGGACGTCGAAAAGAAATGATACGGGAAGAATTGCACGACCTGCTAAAAAAAGGCTTTGGTGTAACTGGAATACATTCAGAGTACGGCATGACCGAACTGTTATCCCAAGCCTACTCCTTGGGTAATGGTATTTTCGAAACACCTCCATGGATGCGTGTTTTGGTACGGGATACCGAAGACCCCTTAACGGAGCAGCCCATTGATAAAACAGGTGGTATCAACGTCATCGATTTGGCCAATATCAACTCCTGTGCCTTTATCGCCACTCAAGATCTAGGGAAACGCTATGAAGACGGGCGTTTTGAGATTTTAGGCCGGTTCGACCATTCCGATATTCGGGGTTGTAATTTGATGGTGCTCTGA
- a CDS encoding T9SS type A sorting domain-containing protein, which yields MKLLYTMLFLAFAMGISAQEIPAHDAVGKAEIPGFKMYPNPAFNDVIYITTAQNAQKDILVYDVFGKVVLRARVTNTRLDVRDLDPGVYVMQVVEENKSITRKLVVK from the coding sequence ATGAAATTACTTTACACGATGCTCTTTTTGGCATTTGCCATGGGTATTTCCGCTCAAGAAATACCCGCGCATGATGCTGTAGGAAAAGCGGAAATACCTGGTTTTAAAATGTACCCAAACCCTGCTTTCAACGATGTTATCTACATCACTACGGCACAAAATGCACAAAAAGACATACTGGTATATGATGTTTTTGGTAAGGTCGTATTGCGCGCTCGTGTAACCAACACCCGCTTGGACGTCAGGGACTTAGACCCCGGTGTGTACGTGATGCAAGTTGTTGAGGAAAACAAGAGCATTACCCGAAAGTTGGTAGTCAAATAG
- a CDS encoding T9SS type A sorting domain-containing protein, producing the protein MNKPYFLICLCFISFSYAQESGTNGDIDGFKLYPNPVTDGKVYINTAANAPKDILIFDVMGTQVLQTTILGSDLNLSDLDAGIYVLRVFEKDKVATRKLIIK; encoded by the coding sequence ATGAATAAACCTTACTTTCTTATTTGTTTATGCTTTATTTCCTTTAGTTATGCCCAAGAATCGGGCACTAATGGAGATATTGATGGCTTCAAATTGTATCCGAATCCGGTTACGGACGGCAAGGTGTATATCAATACGGCTGCGAATGCTCCGAAAGACATCTTGATTTTCGATGTCATGGGCACTCAAGTACTTCAAACAACCATTTTAGGATCTGACCTGAATCTCTCCGATTTGGATGCGGGCATTTATGTCCTGCGTGTTTTCGAAAAGGATAAAGTCGCCACTAGAAAATTGATTATTAAGTAG